GTTCGTTTGACTTTCTTTATTAAGAATGATTAAGCCCATAATCTTGACTGTTTTAATTTTAAAATTGTGATGTGGTGTCTTATTAGGTTAATCATCATCTCCCTTTTCATTTTCATAATTCATAATATTCTTTGAGACCTTAGGAATCTATATGGTCCGTTGATCATATAAAATATAATAGATTTTAAAATGATGCTTACACTCACGCACGCACTCAGCATCTAGGCTCCTAGCTCCAACTAGGACTAGTATATCCGTTAAAATAATGCTAAATTAACGAGTATTGAAAAAGGTTTCCCATTGTCGGTAGATAGATATTAGGCACCGGATAATCCGCTGAAACTGTCGAGATTATTCACTTGCTTAAAATTTCCGTTTCAATTTAAATGTCGTTCTGGAGGAAACTTTTCGTTTCAAAATAAATGTCATTTTATGATTTCAATGCAACATTTACTAATAAGATCTTCTGTTTATTTTTTTCATTTGTTGAAATATGGTTAGGTGTATGAGTAATGATGTTTTTATTTTGAAAATGTACAAAATTAAACGTTTTCTTAATCCGTGTGCATAAGTCTAAAACGACAAATAAAGTGAAACGGAGGGAGTATATCTTTGGATCATGCAATAGTGTATTTTGTTAGAGGAAAAAACTAGACATTAGTGTAATTTCCTGTCCATACGACTCTTCATTTCTCTGCATATTGTAATTATTAAACAAAATTATCGGATTATCCCAATTAAATTGTCCACTTTAGATATGGTTTGACTTTGCCTTCGAACTTCAAAAGTAGGATAACGAGTGCTCTATTTTAATCGATATTTGTTATCATATTTATTACTTAGAAGCAACTTCATGTGTCCGACCTTAGTTCAGTTGGTAGAGCGGAAGACTGTAGTTGTTAAAAATAATCTTTAGGTCGCTGGCTCGATTCCGGCAGGTTGGATTTATTTTTCAAAAACAAATTAAACAATCTTTTGGGCTTTGAGAAATAAAACCCAGCACATATGTTTTTGTAACAGCCAGCCCATATCTTTTGCCTTTGTATTGGTATTTGGTACTATCTTGGATTAGAGATCTAGAAGGGGTAATAAAACTGATAAAATGTAAAAAAATAAAAAAACTGATAAAATGTTCTTACGACAGGGAGAGAATCCAATATCTGACATTTTGCTACGTCTTTTATGAACAGAGGATACTAACAAGATTTGTGAAGCTACAAGGGTCTACACTCTCCGAGGTTGTTACATTGGAGACTCCTATGGGATTCAAGCGCATGCGTTCAATATATCAGTGAAGAGATTTGGTTCGAGGAAGGTTGGAGTGAGTTTGCAGAGGCTCATTCCATTAGTGAAGGCCAATTTCTCTTCTTTGAATACAAAGGAAACTCGAGTTTCCGTGTAATGATATTCAATGTTTCGGCGTGTGAGATCGAGTATCCACTGGATGAAAAGTTTATTCCAGTGTAAGCGACGATGAGGGTACTCGACGTTACAGACGAAATATGTTTACAGAGTACAACCTTAAAGAAGAGACGACGAGTTTGAGAAGAGTATATAAACTGCACTTGACTAAACCAAAAACTTGAATTGCACAATAATCAGTTCTTTGATTCTGACGTGTAACAAGATAATTCTAAACAAAAAACTGTAACCAGGGTCTTGTGTTGATTCTTCTTTCTTTCATCTCATTCCTCAGCTTCTCTACCTCTACCCCTTAACCATCTCTTCACCCATTACAGTCTCTCTATAGATTTGCATAGACTTCTCAACAACATGATAGTGTAGGGTTTTGAGTACATGCCCTACTAGTCCAGTACCAATAAAAGAATCGAAGCTCATACAAAAGCAAAGAGATAGTGAAAAAGATTTAAAGAATCAACAAAAAAAAAAACAACAAACCCATCTTCATCATATCATCTTTCTTGGGGCGCAAGATTCAACACCAAACTCGATGGAGATTAGGTATTTACAAACTTCTTAATCCTAACTTCTACTTCAAACAGTTTCAGTTTCACTCCGAGGAGGTTTAACTTATCCACACCAACAAAAAAAAGAGACCAACGCAATGACACATAGACAGAATTAAAATCAACACACCCTACACGAAGTTTGCACCTTCAGATTCCTCACTACTGATCCACCAGTCACACCATAGTATCTCTGTCTCAGACATATTCGTTGACTCGAAAGGCCGTCACTTTCAAAACGAAATCTCTGGTTCTCAGCAGCTCAAACGCGCAGACATCACCTTCTCCTAAGTTATTCTCCACAGTGAACTCATACCAACCTTGACTGAACTTAGCTCTCCCTGCTTTGTAAAGGCATCTCACAGGCCACTGTTTCTCCCCTAGCTGGACCTTGATGAATCCCGAGATCCCACTTAAGTACTTCTCAGCAAAACCAGAAGGCAAATACTGTTTAAATACACAAAAAAATAAATAATAGAAACCTTCTTTAGAGACACCATTGTACAGATACACAAAATTAAAGGTTTCTCTTCTTATTATTACCATGATGCAACCTCTGTATAGATAAGACGGTCTCAGAACAACTCTGAAGAAAGGGTTTGTCGGCTCAAACGTTTTGGCTGCATTGATGGCTCTCTCTCTCTCTTCAGCATTCACTGTTCTCTTTCTCGCAGAAGCACTCTCGTAGAACTTTGAACGGCTCTCAGGGTCATCATCTCTCGGTGCAGATGAGTTTACTTCCTCTAGAATGGACCAACATCAAAAAGGATCACTACTAAACAAGAGTCTGAAGAATCTAAAACAAGAGGAAAAATGCTTTACCAGGATGATCAGCATTCTTCTTCTTCCTCCCTCTCTTTTTAGGAACTTTTGAGGTTTGTGTTGGTGTTGCCTCTTCAGGTTTAACAGGTCCAGTGAAGAAGCTCTGGATGGCTGGAGTGGTTGTGTGCAGAGTCTCAGCATCTTCATCTTCAAGGTCTTCAAACAAACGGGGGCGTTTGAAGTGGTTGTTTTGTGATGCAGAGTCCATTAGACCAGTGGAGTGGTAGTTAATCTCGGAGTGTGGTAAGTTGTAAATGTAGACGCTAAAGGCAGAGTTGCCTTCGTATCTGAAGACCAAAAGGTAACCAATGCGGATGGAGTAACGGTCAACGAACTCTTGCCAACCATCTTGAAACCAGATCTTGTTGTTGTTGTCAGCTTTTCTAAGTCCTACACGCCAAACGTGACCATCAGGTACTGTGAGTGCAACTGCAACCGATAGCTCGTCTTTGAATCTCCTCACAAACTTATCTGGAACTCTCTGCACAAACCATACCAAAATGAAAAACAAAGATTATATAAAGATCCACAAGATACATTCCAAACTTTCCTGTTTCAGTTTCCAAGGCATCAACAACTATAACAGTCTATTAGTAACCTGCAACAATGTTCATTTTATTTTTGTGCAGATTACTTATGTGACTCCTATGATTGTATCAAATAAATGAGACATGCTTGTAACCTTTAGGTGAACATAGAAGCCTATATTAATTATAAAATTTATTCCACAAACTTATATGATAAACTGGAGAACCACATAGTATCTGAGTTTTTCATAATAATCCACAATTTTTCATGTGTGAATCTGCACAAGTGATAGCTAATCACTGTATCATCTATTGTGAATATAAAGTAGATAACAAAAGCATAAAATGTACATTTTTTTTCTACACAAAAACATTTTTTTATCTTAAAGGAGACAATTACTACTTAAGTTTCAGAGTTTCACTCACAAGTCACAAGTCACAATAATCAATAAGGATTAAGGAATCTTAAAAGCTTAGACCTCATGAGTTCAAAATAGAAAGTAAACAAAACAGAGAAACCACAAACAGATCTCAACTTTTTCTGACAGAACCGTACAATCTTATCATCATCAGAAGTCAACTCACTCTTGAAACACATTCCCAAAAACTACACTCAGTTTTTTTTTGCTGTTAATCAAAATACAACCTTTGACCTGACATATCTACAGAAAATCAACACAATTCAACTCCAGAAGTCTAAGAAGGGTGACAATATGAAGAATAAAAAAACGCATATTCCTGCAAGAATACAGAGGAGGAAGAGAAGGGAGAGTTACCAGACGCTTTTCTTGGATAGTGGAGGAGAAAATCAACTTGTGGAAGAAAGGGCGTGGCATGTTCAGAGCAAACAGTGACCAAGTGAGAGACCAAAGTCAGATCATGAAACGACGCCGGAGAATACGCAACAGAGACAGAGGAGGCCTTTCAGATCTGAAGGAGTTTTGTATAAAGGCTTTTGATTATGGTCAAAGGGGGTGTTTACAACAACACTCTTTTCTTTTACACTTGGCCTGGGTGACCCAACCAAACCAAAAGAAAAATAATTGTAAAATAAAAATGCTATTTAAAAAAAAGCAACTTGTGATTTGTCTAGCTCGAGCGAGTTGAGTCAGTGTGTTTTCTCCTTTGACTCGGTGAGTCGAATCAGTTGTTCACTCGTGTGCCCCCACCCTTTTTCGACCATCTTTTTGCTCTGATTTTTTTTTTTGTTAGTATAATATTTGCTTTTTTTTAGAATGAAAAAAATACTAATATTTGTTTCTTTTTTTCCTTTCAATTAAATATTAATTCTTTTTGTATCGAAAATATTGTTTTCCCCTTTAACTAATAATCAGATAAAAAAAAACTAATAATCAGATTATATTATTACTTTTTTCGACCCAAAAAAATATTATTACTTTATGAACAACATTTTGATATTCTATTAAACCCCCATTTGCGAATAAATTTTATTCTGAAAAAATCTCATCTAAAAACAGCATGATGTTAATAATTAGGCAAATGACGCAAACAGGTCGAAAGAGGAATAATGGTTTAGATCGAAAAGCAGCAACCATGGTGGTCTAGGCTTTATAGTTTGGCAATTTCTTCCTGCGTCCGATATTGTTCAATTGGGTCTTGAAGACATTCCAAGCAACGGCGTCAACTACTTCAAGGCGGAGCCTCTTCTACCCTGAGCCCTTGCTTTCAAGGAGTATTCACTTCTTCCGTTTTTCAATTCCTTCCTTCTAAGCTTCGGTCCTTGTTTTTGTGTTTCCTAAGGCCAACGCTGTTCCCATTGTGTCGCGTAGCCGGATAGGGGGCCATTTCGACCGTCTGTGCTTGACCGAAACCAATGCTTCATCTTCGTATGGCGTTGAAATCGGGTCTCCATGATAGCAAGTGCCGAGCAAGCTCGAGTTTTGTTGGTCAGCGTCCTCCTCCAACGGAGCTCAGGGTTGAGAGCCAGCCGTCATGACTGCTTGGAGCCACTTCGGTGAGACCTGACTCTACTTTTCTTATGGCTTTACTCTTGTTGTCTCTGGTTGCTCAAGTCTTCGAAAAGTGCTTGGTGGGAGAGATCAATTGTTAGTCTTTTGTTCTAGTTTGGTATTATGTTCAAGGCCTCCATTGTTTGGTTAAGATTTGATCATAATTTCTTTGTGGTTTAGGGGTTTTTTAAAACTTTTTTGCACTTTTAAACTTTCAGAATAGCTGAAAAACAGATTGTGGTTCCATCAAAATGTGACTAAACCTTCATTTTTGCACTGATATTACGATCTTAGCAACAAAAAAAATGGAATAATGGTTATAAAAACAGAAAAAATAATAGTAGTGTGTTGACTCTATCTTTGTTTTCTTGATTTTTAATGATGGATATGACGATGAAGGTTTTGATTTTTGATTATAGTACTGTAAAAACATTATAATGATAAGCTATAGATTTTTAAAAGGTCTAATGGCCTTTTTATACAAATGTATTAGAATAAAAAGGCCATATTCTTCGATAATGCGTACTAACTACTATTATTTTTTCTGTTTATACATGGCATCAATTACAATGTTCATTAAGAAGTCCAATTATAATACCTATAAATTTAGGTTTATCATGTATAAATCTAGTGATGCCATGTATAAATCCAGGCTGCATTATGTATAGATTCGGCTGGAGATTCTTAAATCATTTTACGTTGTTTGACACATAACTTCCGTCATCCCTAATTATGTAGTCTTTCTAGCAAGGCGGGTCTTGTACGTATCGAATGGTTTAACCTTCCCTTCTTGTGATGGGAGGAAGAACATGTTGGGTAAGCTTTGATAGCTTAAAGTTCAAGATATCCTTTATCAAGTTGGATAAGGATAAAACAAGCTTTCATATATATTTAGTAGTATTAGGAGTTATCTATAACTATTAGGAAAAGGAAATCTACTCTAATATATATATACATACCGAGTTTGTGGTATTGATATAACGATAGAGTAGTGTTTTAGTTTTGAGCATATTTTCTAAAGCATTCAATAAAGAACAAGTTCTTTATATTCGTGTGTGTGTTCGAGCTACTTTATTTGGTATCAGAGCGTTAGGTTACGATCATGGGAGACGACAACACAATCGTACGCACTAAGGAATTCACACCACCAACAATCCAATGTCCTATACTGAACGCAACAAACTACACGGTATGGAGAATGAGGATGAAAGTCTTACTGAAGATCTATAAGGTTTGGGAAACCATCGAACCTGGTATAAAGGATCCAGACAAGAACAATATCGCAATTGGTTTATTGTTCCAAGCAATCCCGGAGTCTATGATACTGCAAGTCGGCGAGCAAGAGACTTCCAAAGGGATATGGGATGCGGTCAAAGCACGCAACGTAGGAGCTGATCGTGTCAAAGAAGCGCGTTTGCAAACCCTCATGACCGAGTTCGACAGGATCAAGATGAAAGACTCAGACACTATAGATAGCTTCTCGGGGAAGTTGTCAGAGATGGGGTCTAAATCAGCGGCACTTGGAAAGATCATTGAAGAAAACATTCTAGTAAAAAAGTTTTTAAATAGTCTACCAAGGAGCAAGTACATACAGATCACAGCATCTCTCGAGCAAGTCTTGGATTTAAATACAACTCCGTTTGAAGATACAATCGGAAGATTAAAAGCTTACGAAGAGAGAATTCTTGATGACGATCAAGATACACAAGGAAAGCTCTTATACTCGGATTCATATCAACAAAACAATGGAGCTCGAGGGAGAGGCCGTGGTCGAGGAGGAAGAGGATACAGAGGACGAGGAAGGGGCAGATGAAATTCACAAGACACAACAAACAATCAATCTCAAAGTCAAGAAAAGGAGAAGAAGGACAGATCAAGGATTGTTTGCTTCCGATGTGATAAGAATGGCCACTTTGCATCAGTGTGTCCTGAGAGACTTCAAAAGATACATGAATCAAACAAGGTGGAGACAGACGAAGCCGATCCAGCCCTCTACATGCACGAGATTGTATTCTTGAACGAAGAAAACTTGGTACCAAAGAAATACGAAATCAAGCAAGGAGAAGAAGATGTTTGGTACTTAGACAATGGAGCCAGCAATCATATGACAGGGAATGTGTCATATTTTTTTTAACTCAATCGTAACATCAAAAGCAAAGTGAAGTTTGGAGATGATTCGTATGTCAACATAGAAGGCAAAGGATCAATCATATTTCAAGGAAAAACCGGAGAACAAAAGCTAGTTACAAACATATACTACATTCCTGATCTCAAGAGCAACATCCTAAGTTTAGGACAAGCTACAGAAGTGGGATGTGATGTAAGGATGAAGCTTGACTACCTAACAGTACACGATCCAAGCGGGAGATTGTTGGTTAGAGTATTCAGATCACCAAACAGATTATACAAGATAAAGCTTAAGATCGGCAAGCCTATGTGTCTAAATATAAAGCTAGAAGATGAAACGTGGAAGTGGCATGCAAGGTTAGGACATGTGAGTTTTAAGACTATGAAGATGATGTCCCAACAAGAGATGGTGCAAGGTTTACCTAAGATAGGAGACGAGAAAAGACTCTGCGAGTCTTGCTTGGTGGGCAAGCAAACCCGACAAACCTTCCCAAAATCAGCCACATTCCGAGCTTCAAAACCGTTGGAACTACTACATGCTGATCTGTGTGGCCCCATTGCACCATCAACCATTACAAACAACAGATATATATTTGTGATAATAGACGATTTCTCAAGGTATATGTGGTCAATCTTGATGAAAGAAAAGAGCAATGCATTCAATAGATTCAAGGCCTTTAAAGAATTAGTGGAGAAAGATCTAGATACAAGAATCATGACTCTAAGAACTGATCGAGGAGGTGAGTTCACGTCATCGGAGTTTAATGATTTCTGCGACAACAACGGCATCAAAAGACACCTAACAGCACCATACACACCACAGCAAAACGGTGTGGTGGAAAGAAGGAATAGGACGTTGATGGAGATGACACGAAGCACTCTTAAGGCAATGAAGGTACCAAACTACCTATGGGGCGAAGCAGTTCGACATTCAACCTACATAATCAACCGAGTACCGACGAGAGCCCTTAAGAACATGACGCCTTATGAAAGCTTACGGATGAAGAAACCAAGCCTAAATCATATAAGGGTTTTTGGTTGCTTAGCATATGCAAAGATAGACAGTGCAATGCTCAAGAAGCTCGACGACAGATCTTTAGTCTTGGTTCACCTCGGAACAGAGCCAGGATCCAAGGCGTATAGACTCTACAATCCAGATACACGACGAATTGTAGTGAACCGTGACGTCGTGTTTGATGAGGAAAAGAGTTGGAATTGGAACAAAAAAACTGGGACTACACGCGATCCAGGCATGTTCCAGATGAAGTGGGGAGAAGTCATTGATGCAGGAGAAGGACCGGTTGTGATCAACGCTGATGATGATCAACAACAAGAGGGCTATGATCAGCACAATGAACAACAAGACGAAGATCATAATCAACAAGATAACTTTGATCAAGACGCTCAACTTCAACAACCAATACAACAACCAATACGGCAATCAACACGACAAAGCAACAAACCTCGGTACCTAGATGACTATGTTCTACAAGCAGAACTAGACATCGAGAGGCTATTACTATCCATAAACGACGAACCAAGGAACTACCAAGAAGCAAAAGGGCGGTCAAATTGGACTGATGCTTGTGGAGAAGAGATAGACTCGATCAACAAGAACAAGACATGATATCTTGTTGATAGACCGATTGGAGCAAAGGTGATTGGTCTCAAGTGGATTTTCAAAATCAAAAGGAATGCTGACGGTACTATCAAGAAATTTAAAGCAAGGCTTGTAGCTAAAGGATACGGACAAGAATCAGGCCTCGACTACGATGAAGTTTTTGCACCGGTTGCGAGACTTGAAACCATACGGCTTCTAAGTGCTCTAGCAGCATCACACGGTTGGCAAATTCATCACTTAGACGTCAAAACGACTTTCTTATACGGTGAGCTAAAGGAAGACGTATACATCGAACAGCCCGAGAGTTTTGAGACTAAAAGCAAAGAGAAGAAGGTCTATAAGTTATCAAAAGCCTTGTATGGGTTGAAACAAGCTCCACGAGCTTGGAATACTAAGCTGGATCAAGTACTAAAAGGAATGAAGTTCAGTCGATGCTCAAAGGAGAATGCCGTGTACCGCATAGAAGAAAAGGATGTGATCCTTATCGTTGCGATATACGTAGACGATCTGTTCATAACCGGCAACAGCATCAATGCTATAAAAGAGTTTAAGAGAGGGATGTCATCAAAGTTTGAGATGTCTGACTTAGGGAAACTCACATATTATCTTGGGATAGAAGTTCATCAAGGTAATGATGAGATCGAGCTTAAACAAGAAGCAGAAAAATTCTACAAGAAGTCGGCTTAGAAACATGTAATGCGACCAAGATACCAATGGAGTTTGGTCTTAAGGTTTCGAAAGCTGAAGAAGAAGAAGAGATTGAAGCAACAATGTATAGAAGAAACGTGGGATGTTTACGCTATTTACTTCATACACGACCGGATCTTGCATTCTCGGTCAGTGTAGCTAGTCATTACATGCAAAGGCCTCGTAAGTCACATGGCGACATCATGAAGCAAATCATGAGATATCTACAAAGAACTTTGGCGTATGGTTTAAAATACAAACGAGAAGGGACAAAGAAGCTGACTGGCTATAGTGATAGTAGTCACAACATAGACCAAGACGATGGAAGAAGCACCACGGGTCACATGTTTTACTTTGGAACTTCACCGATCACTTGGTGTTCACAAAAACAGAACACAGTCGCACTCTCATCATGCGAGGCAGAGTTTATGGCCGCAACTGAAGCAGCACGTCAGGCCATATGGCTCCAAGACCTTCTGAGCGAGGTCACAGGCGGGAAAGTAGAAAGAGTTCTCATCAAGATTGATAGCAAGTCGGCTATAGAGCTCACCAAGAACCCTGTCTTTCACGGCAAGAGCAAGCATATTCATAAACGGTACCATTTCATTCGAGAATGTATTGAGAGAGAGCTCGTCGACGTCGAGCATGTACCGAGAACGTTACAGAAAGCCGACATCTTCACAAAAACTTTGGCAAGGATCAAGTTCGTTGAGATGAGAAAGTTGATAGGAGTTCAAGACTTGTCTAAGAAGGATTCAAAGCTCAAGAGGGAGATTGTTGGGTAAGCTTTGATAGCTTGAAGCTCAAGATATCCTTTATCAAGTTGGATAAGGATAAGACAAGCTTTCATATATATAGTAGTATTAGGAGTTATCTATGATTATTAGGAAAAGGAAATATACATACCGAATTTGTGGTACTGATATAACGATAGAAGAGTGTTTTAGTTTTGAGCATATTTTCTGAAGCATTCAATAAATAACAAGTTCTTTATATTCGTGTGTGTGTTCGAGCTACTTTAGAACAATGGTATTAAGAATGTATCTTTGTGCTCTATGTTCTGTAAATTCCTGGGTAATTAAGTGCTTCTTTATTTATTATATATTTCAACTACATATTGATATAGAAGTAAACACATGAGTCATGTTCATTGACATTATTAGGAAATGTTGTGCTAATAAACATAGTAAGATTACTTAAGCGGCCTTGAAGCGATCAATCTGGATGCTCTCAGTTTGGAGCTTCTTGTAATCACTTCTGTTTCTTGCAGCAAAGAACTTGCCCCAATTGTACTTTTTGTAACAAGGCGGGTTGTCTTCGCTTATAAGCTCCTTCAATGGCTCAATGTTGGTATCGTGGGATGGGAAAAGGAAGAATGGCATTGAGAATCTCTCTTTGCTTGAATTCACTACCACTCTATGTTCTGCACTCCAATACTTGTCATTTGTCCATACCTAGTCCACACAACAAATATTATATGACCAAGTTACATTAGACCCCAAAATATTTCGAGTTAATATATATACACATAGACCCCTAAATTGTTAAATTTTTTTTATTAAATTGATTTAAGTCCTCTAAAATGTCAGGGTCAGCCCTTCAATATAACATTCGAAGTTGACGTCTTTTACCTGCATGCAGTTGCCAATGTTAATGATGAAAGCATCAGGGTTGGGTTTCACAGAGAACCATTGTCCATCTGATCTACGGCTCACTTGTAACCCACCCACACTATCTTGTGCCAAGACGGTTATAACTCCTGCGTCTGCGTGGCGTCCAACGCCTAATGCTAGCTCCGGGTTCGGGCAAGGAGGGTAATGGTTAAACCGCAAAAAGCTTGTTTGGTCCTTGAAGTAACCTGTTAACCGATCACCGGGTAGACCCAAGCTAATGGAGATAAGTTCCAAAAGCTTGAAAGCTAACTTCTCAACTTCTCTTGCATATTCTTGGCACACCTCTCTACCAAACATGATTAGTATTAATTAAACTTCATAATAAATGGATCCTAATTAGACCCAATGGGCCTTAATTAAAGCCTTGTTTTAAAGCGTGGTTTAGAGGATCACCTGAAGTCGGAAGGGTTTTGAGGCCACGGGTTGGTCAGCTTCCTGAGCTCGGTATCTTCCGGCTCTGTAGTCGCCGGAACCGTCGTCGAGTCCTGCAAAAAGAAATCGAAAATCTCTTTCCAGTCTCGAACGTTTTTTGTATGTTCTCCGTCGTGATAACCCATAGGGTTCACTTCATCTCTTTTCACTCTTCTCTTCTCCTCCAACGTTAGACTGAAAAAATCGGCCACCGTCTTCTCCACCCTACGCATTAAGTCCAACGACAAACCATGGTTGATCACCTGGAAAAAGCCCCATCTCATGCATGCTTCTGCAATCTCTGCCGCTAGCGCTGTCTTGTCGCAGTGTGGGTCTTGGAGAGAGGAGAGGTCGATGGTCGGGATCTCGTTGGAGAGAATGTAGTCACCGGAGTTTGTGAGATGAGTTTTGGGTCTGTGTTCTGGAGCTTGGATAAAAGCTTCGTCGAGTACTCCCATGGTGTTTTTTTGTCGGTGATTCTTATGTTTATCTTTTAAGGCTTTGGAAGATATCTGATGATTCTTGTGGTGCATGCGGTTGGGTTTGTTTTATAGGAAGATGTCACGTGTAACAAAACGCTTTTATTGGTATGATGAATGTAGACACGTTTCTGTGAACAATGAACTTTTTCACATTTGGTTAATTAGGAATTACAGTCATGCCAGTTGTTGAAAGAGGACCAAAATAAGCCAAAGATGTATGTAGACGGAGGATATTCATAAAGTTCATGAGCGTTTAATATAGACTATAGATGCCCCTTCTAGAAAAAAAAATTAACCATTTTTTATTTTTGCAAACAACCATTACAAAAGGAGAGGAGGATTAGTTCACAAGAAAATAGTTCTGAATCTAGACGGTATCTTGGAAGGGTGGAGGATGTGATAGTGCCGGTCCGGACTCTTTCGACGCCTAAAGCGGAAAAAATGTATGCCCCTTAACTATAATTAAAAAATTACGATATTTAAACATGTAATCAAAATAGTACCATATATTACTAAAATTTAAAGTTGTTTAAAATAATAAAAACATAATCGCTATGTCATCTTATATGATTTTATTTATTTATTTGCAGTTTCAATTGAGTAATTTTCAATTCTATTTTTCTGATAGTATTTCCTATAAATAAAAAATGAAATATATAAAATAAAAAATAACTTATGATAAAATTCACTTTAACTTCAACTTCACTTTGTAGAATTTTATTGGGTTTGGTAGTCTTATAGAATCTTAGAACCCTATAATAATTTATTTGTTTGCTTGAATTTTAAACGTTACTACAAAAATTAATTTAAAAAACCTACAAAAAAAGAAGTAAGAAGCAATAATAAAAAATTAATACGAGATGCAGCTATACTACTAAAATCAATCGCAATGGAACGTGGAAATATATGTACAATTTATAGTTCAAGTTATTTGTTATAGCATTTTTTGTTAACAGAACAAAACTGGAAAGAAGATGTCCTTTAATAAAAAAACGAAAAGACTACTAAGGTGGCCGCATACGTCCGAACTTGTCAGCTGTAAGTCGATAGAATAAGTTGAGTGGGCACAAGACCAAAGTGAATTTCTTCCAAATTGGCGCCCCTACGAGCACCCAAATCAATGAACCCCCTCTTGGAGTTCATTTTTTCAATTTTTTATTATTAAATTTTTTTTCTTTTTTTTTTTGATTTTTTTTAAAAAAAAAAAAAAAATAGACCAATCGTGGGCCGCCACGACACGTGGGGTCCGCGCTATAGTGATGAACTTTAGAAGAGAGGGGTTCAGCCCAGAAA
The DNA window shown above is from Brassica oleracea var. oleracea cultivar TO1000 chromosome C3, BOL, whole genome shotgun sequence and carries:
- the LOC106328662 gene encoding B3 domain-containing transcription factor VRN1-like; protein product: MPRPFFHKLIFSSTIQEKRLRVPDKFVRRFKDELSVAVALTVPDGHVWRVGLRKADNNNKIWFQDGWQEFVDRYSIRIGYLLVFRYEGNSAFSVYIYNLPHSEINYHSTGLMDSASQNNHFKRPRLFEDLEDEDAETLHTTTPAIQSFFTGPVKPEEATPTQTSKVPKKRGRKKKNADHPEEVNSSAPRDDDPESRSKFYESASARKRTVNAEERERAINAAKTFEPTNPFFRVVLRPSYLYRGCIMYLPSGFAEKYLSGISGFIKVQLGEKQWPVRCLYKAGRAKFSQGWYEFTVENNLGEGDVCAFELLRTRDFVLKVTAFRVNEYV
- the LOC106328819 gene encoding hyoscyamine 6-dioxygenase-like, producing the protein MGVLDEAFIQAPEHRPKTHLTNSGDYILSNEIPTIDLSSLQDPHCDKTALAAEIAEACMRWGFFQVINHGLSLDLMRRVEKTVADFFSLTLEEKRRVKRDEVNPMGYHDGEHTKNVRDWKEIFDFFLQDSTTVPATTEPEDTELRKLTNPWPQNPSDFREVCQEYAREVEKLAFKLLELISISLGLPGDRLTGYFKDQTSFLRFNHYPPCPNPELALGVGRHADAGVITVLAQDSVGGLQVSRRSDGQWFSVKPNPDAFIINIGNCMQVWTNDKYWSAEHRVVVNSSKERFSMPFFLFPSHDTNIEPLKELISEDNPPCYKKYNWGKFFAARNRSDYKKLQTESIQIDRFKAA